Proteins from one Impatiens glandulifera chromosome 2, dImpGla2.1, whole genome shotgun sequence genomic window:
- the LOC124925281 gene encoding probable WRKY transcription factor 57 translates to FNLFLSFDYQKFCRSKIKKKGQKRIRQPRFAFMTKSEVDHLEDGYRWRKYGQKAVKNSPFPRSYYRCTNSKCTVKKMVERSSEDPTIVITTYEGQHCHHSIGFPRGGFIAHDSLYASQMHHPSAFQFHYPTNQISQQGSSSLSHSPRSKLVTWPDHDQSYPQPNPDQLPMDEGLLADIMPPEMRNQSIKR, encoded by the exons tttaatttgtttttgtcattTGACTATCAAAAGTTTTGCAGgagcaaaataaaaaagaagggGCAAAAGCGAATTCGACAACCACGTTTTGCATTCATGACTAAGAGTGAagttgatcatcttgaagatgGTTATCGGTGGAGGAAATACGGCCAAAAGGCGGTTAAGAATAGTCCATTCCCAAG AAGTTACTACCGATGCACAAACAGCAAATGCACGGTAAAGAAAATGGTTGAACGCTCATCTGAAGACCCGACTATTGTCATCACTACATACGAAGGCCAGCATTGTCACCACAGTATTGGATTCCCTAGAGGCGGTTTTATCGCTCATGATTCTTTATATGCGAGCCAAATGCATCACCCTTCAGCGTTCCAATTTCACTATCCAACAAATCAAATTTCCCAACAAGGTTCTAGCAGTCTGTCACACTCACCTAGAAGTAAACTAGTAACATGGCCTGATCATGATCAGTCATATCCTCAACCAAACCCTGATCAGCTTCCCATGGACGAAGGACTTCTTGCTGACATTATGCCACCTGAAATGcgcaatcaatcaatcaaaag
- the LOC124927603 gene encoding uncharacterized protein LOC124927603 gives MWSSFSNAVVNFGRKKSSVNLGGASSEFSDDDSCSNVNSEDGLECPICWESFNIVENVPYVLWCGHTLCKNCVLGLNWAALKFSNQHIQVPFFISCPWCHLLSLRLVHSGNLRFPRKNFFLLWMIESLHGDRSKSPTHGSQVGNTNLRRVSFPHRTASSGPNMNSAIRMNNIRNRERPNLLIPKSLDILIQFTRKFPLIIGFLFIVIFVLPASATILVLYLIITAVVALPSFLVLYFAYPCLDWLVREIAS, from the coding sequence ATGTGGAGCTCTTTCTCCAATGCTGTTGTAAACTTCGGAAGGAAGAAAAGCTCTGTTAATCTCGGTGGAGCTTCTTCAGAATTCTCAGATGATGACAGTTGTTCAAATGTTAATTCTGAAGATGGATTGGAATGCCCAATATGCTGGGAATCCTTTAACATTGTTGAGAACGTGCCTTATGTCTTATGGTGTGGTCATACCTTGTGTAAAAACTGTGTCCTTGGGCTTAATTGGGCTGCCTTGAAATTCTCCAATCAACATATCCAAGTTCCATTCTTCATTTCATGCCCCTGGTGCCATTTACTATCTTTGCGCTTGGTTCACAGTGGAAATCTCAGATTTCCAAGAAAGAATTTCTTTCTCCTATGGATGATTGAGAGCTTACATGGCGACAGATCCAAGTCTCCAACACATGGAAGCCAAGTTGGCAACACTAATCTCAGAAGGGTCTCATTTCCTCATCGTACAGCTAGTTCTGGACCAAACATGAACAGTGCCATCCGCATGAATAATATTCGCAACAGGGAAAGACCGAATCTTTTGATCCCAAAGTCGTTGGATATCTTGATTCAGTTCACTAGAAAGTTCCCTTTGATTATCGGGTTTCTGTTTATTGTTATTTTCGTGTTGCCTGCTAGTGCGACCATCTTAGTCTTGTACTTGATAATCACGGCTGTTGTTGCCTTGCCTTCTTTTCTGGTGTTGTATTTTGCATACCCTTGTTTGGATTGGCTGGTAAGAGAAATTGCCAGCTGA
- the LOC124925282 gene encoding uncharacterized protein LOC124925282, with the protein MSTLCGGTAIIMFTSSSSSFSVLSSASASPATPSRLPNKSHPAGTSTTTTRRLLLQTLTASMVAFCLIWAAKAGILSGYPGIESVPGPDLPSIEFLNKWNDENQKLYTENDKRFKDSPILKKLLEQSKLNKDKNKQLVADKYCLRGAEWGVGDCSAEGMTPDERDKFIAMLKQKVGEKD; encoded by the exons ATGTCGACTCTGTGTGGTGGTACTGCTATTATCATGTTtacttcttcctcttcttcattttcagtATTATCATCAGCATCAGCATCGCCGGCGACGCCGTCTCGCCTTCCGAACAAGTCTCATCCTGCCGGAACAAGTACAACAACAACAAGGCGGCTTCTTCTTCAGACGCTTACAGCTTCCATGGTCGCA TTTTGTTTGATCTGGGCAGCTAAAGCAGGGATTTTATCGGGTTACCCTGGAATTGAATCTGTTCCTGGCCCTGATTTACCATCTATTGAGTTTCTCAATAAATGGAACG ATGAGAATCAGAAACTCTATACTGAAAATGATAAGAGATTCAAGGATTCCCCCATTCTCAAAAAGCTTCTTGAGCAATCAAAGCTCAACAAAGACAa GAATAAACAACTAGTTGCTGACAAATACTGCTTAAGAGGAGCAGAATGGGGAGTGGGAGATTGTTCAGCAGAGGGAATGACACCAGATGAAAGAGATAAGTTCATAGCCATGTTGAAGCAGAAGGTCGGCGAGAAAGACTAG
- the LOC124927233 gene encoding putative SNAP25 homologous protein SNAP30 produces MFGFLKSPAPAAGPEGGLQETKTGRRTASEPQLNVPDNIVEDNGAARRPTSNAARNRNKRDSEDLDSMSVQELENYAVNKSEDTTSSVNNCLRIAEDIRSDATRTLETLHQQGDQIQRTHMMAADMDKDLKKGEKLLGNLGGMFSFGWKPKKGKEITGPVITQDDNVKGKQNKEQREKLGLAPAPKGGRSAPVTPPNGQTTAMQKIEMEKQKQDDGLSDLSDILGDLKGMAEEMGGELDKQNHALDHLQGDIDELNSRVKGANQRAKHLLSK; encoded by the exons ATGTTTGGATTCTTAAAGTCACCAGCCCCTGCAGCAGGTCCCGAAGGTGGCTTGCAAGAAACTAAAACAGGGAGAAGGACAGCTTCCGAACCTCAACTCAATGTACCTGACAATATTGTTGAAGACAATGGAGCTGCAAGGAGGCCCACATCAAATGCTGCAAGAAACAGAAATAAGAGAGATTCTGAGGATTTAGACAGCATGTCTGTTCAGGAGTTGGAGAATTATGCTGTCAATAAGTCTGAAGACACGACAAGTAGTGTGAATAACTGTCTTAGGATTGCAGAGGATATTAGAAGTGATGCTACTAGGACGCTCGAGACTTTACACCAGCAAGGAGATCAAATACAGAGAACACATATGATGGCTGCTGATATGGACAAGGATTTGAAAAAG GGTGAAAAACTTTTGGGAAATCTTGGAGGAATGTTCTCTTTTGGATGGAAACCGAAGAAGGGAAAAGAGATTACTGGCCCTGTAATCACTCAAG ATGATAATGTCAAAGGAAAACAGAACAAGGAGCAAAGGGAGAAGTTGGGTTTGGCTCCGGCACCAAAGGGGGGAAGGTCGGCTCCAGTCACACCACCTAATGGGCAGACAACTGCCATGCAGAAAATTGAG ATGGAGAAGCAAAAGCAAGATGACGGGCTCTCAGATCTAAGTGATATTTTGGGCGATCTTAAGGGAATGGCTGAAGAAATGGGAGGTGAACTTGACAA GCAAAACCATGCTCTCGACCATCTTCAAGGAGACATTGACGAGCTGAACTCGCGAGTGAAGGGCGCTAATCAACGCGCAAAACATTTGCTATCCAAGTGA
- the LOC124927232 gene encoding pentatricopeptide repeat-containing protein At2g20540-like, producing MSKESKRCLLLLERCKNLKQLKQSHAQIITCGLQTNTFALSRFLAFCSNPFHGGNNNSSSGYALKVFERIANPTTCIFNTMLKTLFHDQQFFKTIDIYRLLFINGMYPDNYTLPYVLKASAGLRNLHLGKQLHCHCLELGLVFDMFAANTLIGMYTSLADMGDAQKVFDEMPSHDAVSWTIMITGYAKGGDVELARLVFDKVSKMDRGIWGSMISGYVQNNCFKEGLLLFRQMQSTGIVPDEAIFVSVLSACAHLGALDIGIWIQIYMNKMNLQTSVRLSNALIHMYAKCGRMDLAQEVFDEMPDRDTICWNAMISGWAMQGDGRRAIGLFSDMESSGITPDDITFLAMFTACSYSGMAYEGLEVLNRMRRVYNIEPKSEHYGCIVDFLGREGMLKEANKIIEMMPGSRNPSEEAIALRALLSACCNHGDRNLAEVAAERIMSIERDSGAYVLLSNLYSSADEHENAGRIRKMMKKKRIDKSPGCSSIEINGIVHEFIAGEKIHPCIDHVNHVLLGINKHLFSKAV from the coding sequence ATGTCAAAAGAGAGCAAAAGATGTCTCCTTTTGTTGGAGAGATGCAAGAATTTGAAGCAATTGAAACAATCACATGCTCAAATCATCACATGTGGACTCCAAACCAACACCTTCGCCTTAAGCCGATTCCTAGCCTTCTGCTCAAACCCCTTCCATGGCGGCAACAACAACAGCAGCAGCGGTTACGCTTTGAAAGTCTTCGAACGAATAGCGAATCCCACTACCTGCATCTTCAACACCATGCTCAAGACCCTCTTCCACGATCAACAATTCTTCAAGACGATTGACATTTACAGACTCCTCTTTATAAACGGGATGTATCCTGATAATTACACTCTTCCTTACGTCTTAAAAGCCAGTGCAGGTTTGAGAAATCTTCATCTCGGTAAACAACTTCACTGTCATTGCTTGGAATTGGGGTTGGTGTTTGATATGTTCGCGGCTAACACCTTGATCGGTATGTACACTTCTTTGGCTGATATGGGGGATGCACAGAAAGTGTTCGATGAAATGCCTTCTCACGATGCTGTGTCTTGGACGATCATGATTACTGGCTACGCCAAAGGAGGGGATGTTGAATTAGCAAGATTGGTTTTTGATAAAGTTTCTAAAATGGACAGAGGAATATGGGGATCAATGATATCGGGCTATGTACAGAACAATTGTTTCAAGGAAGGGCTGCTATTGTTTCGACAAATGCAGTCGACTGGCATTGTTCCAGACGAGGCCATATTCGTTAGCGTTTTATCCGCTTGTGCGCATTTGGGTGCACTAGATATCGGAATATGGATTCAAATCTACATGAATAAGATGAATCTGCAAACTAGCGTCAGATTGAGTAATGCTTTGATTCACATGTATGCAAAATGTGGGAGAATGGATTTAGCACAGGAAGTGTTTGATGAGATGCCAGACAGAGATACGATTTGCTGGAACGCGATGATTTCAGGATGGGCAATGCAGGGAGATGGGCGTCGGGCAATTGGGTTATTCTCAGATATGGAGAGTTCGGGAATCACTCCCGACGATATTACATTTCTCGCCATGTTCACAGCTTGTAGTTATTCAGGCATGGCCTATGAAGGCCTGGAAGTATTAAACAGGATGAGACGTGTTTACAATATTGAGCCGAAGAGCGAGCATTATGGATGTATAGTGGATTTCCTCGGCCGAGAAGGGATGTTAAAAGAAGCGAATAAAATCATAGAAATGATGCCTGGTTCGAGAAACCCATCTGAAGAAGCTATAGCATTAAGAGCTTTACTGAGTGCTTGTTGTAACCATGGAGATAGAAATTTGGCTGAAGTTGCAGCAGAAAGGATCATGTCTATAGAACGGGATAGTGGTGCGTATGTACTGTTATCGAACTTGTATTCATCTGCAGATGAACACGAGAATGCGGGAAGAATaaggaagatgatgaagaagaaacgGATTGATAAGTCTCCTGGTTGTAGCTCGATAGAGATCAATGGGATTGTTCATGAGTTCATTGCCGGAGAGAAGATACATCCATGCATAGATCATGTTAATCATGTTTTGTTGGGTATTAATAAGCATTTGTTTTCAAAGGctgtttga
- the LOC124925778 gene encoding protein GDAP2 homolog: protein MYRTVANAADRDGSPIDNGDSIVTLDQLPCWSDTEFRNSYENEDPAFPNLYFPDPLASPSDAESSGNGMMSRFPVDHEINSKIYLWRGNPWNIEVDAVVNSTNEGLDEAQSSSGLHAAAGPGLAEECATLGGCRTGMAKVTNAYDLPARRVIHTVGPKYAVKYHTAAENALSHCYRSCLELLVENGLQSIAMGCIYTEAKNYPREPAAHVAIRTVRRFLEKQKEKITAVVFCTTTVLDTEIYKRLLPLYFPRDQHEEEVAILKLPADVGDENGETVIVERKIRIKPLPNVKRNVAKPLQESMDLPVSDVGLTRRNSAYMESYLDPAFMSLIKDPDQRRKEQWEKTAQAQNRWNCAKVLGFGDLGGPPLSAAEEYSLHSRYLAKANSLNLSEIAEMKIVYRGGVDSEGHPVMVIVGAHFLLRCLDLERFVLYVVKEFEPLIQKPYTLVYLHSAASLQVQPDLGWMRRLQQILGRKHQKNLHAIYVLHPTFGLKAAVMGLQLLVDSVVWKKVVYVDRLLQLFKYVPREQLTIPDFVFQHDLEVNGGKGVIVDPRTKYVYQRPQS from the exons ATGTACAGAACTGTAGCTAATGCTGCTGACAGGGATGGATCACCTATTGACAATGGTGATTCCATTGTCACATTGGATCAATTACCCTGTTGGAGTGATACTGAGTTCAGAAACTCATACGAGAATGAAGATCCAGCTTTCCCAAATTTGTACTTTCCGGACCCTTTGGCATCTCCTTCAGACGCGGAGAGCAGTGGCAATGGAATGATGTCTAGATTTCCTGTAGATCATGAAATCAACTCTAAGATATATTTGTGGAGAGGGAATCCTTGGAACATTGAGGTTGATGCTGTTGTCAATTCCACAAATGAG GGCTTAGATGAGGCACAAAGTAGCTCAGGGTTACATGCAGCTGCTGGGCCTGGTCTTGCTGAAGAATGTGCAACTCTG GGTGGCTGTCGAACGGGTATGGCAAAGGTTACTAATGCATATGATCTTCCTGCTAG GAGGGTTATTCATACTGTTGGTCCAAAGTATGCTGTAAAATATCATACTGCTGCGGAGAATGCATTGAGTCACTGTTACAGGTCTTGCCTGGAACTTCTTGTCGAAAACGGTCTTCAGAG TATTGCCATGGGGTGTATATACACGGAGGCAAAAAATTATCCTCGTGAACCAGCAGCACATGTGGCTATAA GAACTGTACGAAGATTTcttgaaaaacaaaaagaaaaaataacagcTGTAGTGTTTTGTACTACAACAGTACTTGACACAGAGATATATAAGAG GTTACTTCCCCTTTACTTTCCTCGGGATCAACATGAAGAAGAAGTAGCCATATTAAAGCTTCCTGCTGATGTTGGGGATGAAAATGGAGAGACTGTTATCGTTGAGCGCAAGATCAGGATAAAACCTTTGCCCAATGTAAAAAGGAATGTTGCGAAACCACTCCAAGAATCCATGGATCTCCCTGTTAGTGATGTTGGTTTGACAAGACG aAACTCTGCATATATGGAGTCATATTTGGATCCTGCTTTCATGTCACTAATCAAGGATCCAGATCAAAGACGTAAGGAGCAATGGGAAAAAACTGCTCAAGCACAGAACAGATGGAATTGTGCTAAAGTACTTGGTTTTGGCGACCTGGGAGGCCCTCCATTGTCTGCTGCAGAAGAATACTCACTTCATTCTCGTTATCTTGCTAAAGCAAATTCTCTCAACCTGTCTGAAATTGCAGAAATGAAAATTGT CTATCGTGGTGGTGTGGATAGTGAAGGCCATCCAGTGATGGTTATAGTGGGAGCACATTTTCTGCTGCGATGTCTTGACCTAGAGAGATTTGTCCTGTATGTTGTTAAG GAGTTTGAACCCCTGATCCAGAAGCCATATACTCTTGTTTATTTACATTCTGCAGCATCTTTACAAGT GCAACCTGACTTGGGATGGATGAGAAGATTACAGCAAATACTTGGAAGAAAGCACCAAAAGAATTTGCAT GCTATATACGTTCTTCATCCTACTTTTGGGCTTAAAGCTGCAGTCATGGGTTTGCAACTGTTAGTAGACAGTGTG GTGTGGAAAAAAGTTGTATATGTTGATAGGCTTTTGCAGCTATTCAAATATGTTCCACGCGAGCAACTCACCATCCCTGACTTTGTTTTCCA GCATGATTTGGAAGTGAATGGAGGAAAAGGCGTAATTGTGGACCCCAGAACAAAGTATGTGTATCAACGTCCTCAGAGCTGA
- the LOC124927327 gene encoding uncharacterized protein LOC124927327 has product MDDKIRIDQSIGKFDPDSSWTIGGNELADGAYFFGSDREHIILSEFGWNLRSPGSAEQGNDFSFGIGGSEEIDRSDLAGICNQLPQDGGVEPSASVSNPTVSSSSSEETPEKSIVCGERPPTTYAETV; this is encoded by the coding sequence ATGGACGATAAGATCCGAATCGATCAGTCGATCGGGAAATTTGATCCTGATTCGAGTTGGACAATCGGCGGAAATGAATTAGCTGACGGTGCCTACTTTTTCGGCAGTGACAGGGAGCATATCATACTGAGCGAATTTGGTTGGAATCTCAGGTCTCCGGGGTCAGCGGAGCAGGGGAATGACTTCAGCTTTGGAATCGGAGGCTCTGAAGAGATAGATAGGTCCGATTTGGCAGGAATATGTAACCAGCTTCCACAGGATGGAGGAGTGGAACCGTCGGCTTCGGTTTCAAATCCGACGgtttcttcgagttcttcggaGGAGACGCCGGAAAAGTCCATTGTGTGCGGCGAGAGACCGCCGACGACATATGCAGAGACTGTGTGA
- the LOC124927602 gene encoding uncharacterized protein At3g61260-like, with protein MDALLRQTRVRFSGLGQETTIKEVTNSNRERRIPPQKTQSFKGEKKRSQNWFSRQFSRDMSQDDYDGDDDHEYAMAVAATAFAISSSIKELTINNTDDQRKPRERPQQDSITRTSQPANKVSRQKSGDFSRSDTKEPTRNVGQSPSLKKSPTFQDKKSPVVQSPKYESENIKLNSPFSKQLTFPDKNNPASANPLPTKQPTFRATGSIKANAEETEADKWEKAEMIKIKEKYASMKNTILDWENKKKGKAKNKKERNEQSELEKKRSKAMQKYREEIDRIEKIAGGAKAKADENERYEKAKVKNKANKFRETGKRPPTCFCF; from the exons ATGGATGCTCTCTTGAGGCAAACAAG AGTGAGATTTTCTGGTTTAGGACAAGAGACTACTATTAAGGAAGTGACAAACAGCAACAGAGAAAGAAGAATACCACCCCAGAAAACGCAATCCTTCAAAGGAG AGAAGAAGAGATCCCAGAATTGGTTTAGCAGACAATTCTCCAGGGACATGAGTCAGGACGACTATGATGGAGATGATGATCATGAGTACGCAATGGCAGTAGCCGCAACTGCTTTTGCCATCAGTTCTTCAATTAAGGAACTAACCATTAATAATACTGATGATCAAAGAAAGCCAAGAGAAAGACCACAACAAGATTCAATAACTCGCACATCACAACCTGCCAATAAAGTATCCAGACAAAAATCAG GCGATTTTTCAAGATCTGATACAAAGGAACCAACCAGAAATGTTGGTCAATCTCCATCCTTAAAGAAGAGTCCAACATTTCAGGATAAGAAATCGCCGGTTGTTCAGAGTCCAAAGTATGAAAGTGAAAATATAAAGCTGAATAGTCCGTTTTCAAAGCAGCTTACGTTTCCAGATAAGAACAACCCTGCAAGTGCAAATCCTCTACCAACCAAACAGCCTACGTTTCGGGCAACTGGTTCTATAAAAGCAAATGCAGAAGAAACTGAAGCAGATAAGTGGGAGAAAGCTGAAATGATCAAGATCAAAGAAAA GTATGCAAGTATGAAAAACACCATTCTTGACTGGGAGAACAAGAAAAAGGGCAAGGCTAAAAACAAGAAGGAGAGAAATGAG CAGAGTGAATTGGAGAAAAAAAGATCAAAAGCCATGCAGAAATACCGTGAAGAGATCGACAGAATTGAAAAAATTGCAGGAGGAGCAAAGGCTAAAGCAGATGAGAATGAAAGATATGAAAAGGCCAAGGTCAAGAACAAGGCAAATAAATTCCGAGAAACTGGAAAACGACCTCCAACTTGTTTCTGTTTCTGA